Proteins from a single region of Thalassophryne amazonica chromosome 22, fThaAma1.1, whole genome shotgun sequence:
- the crebl2 gene encoding cAMP-responsive element-binding protein-like 2, protein MDENKIAAGKVKKPGKRGRKPAKIDLKAKLERSRQSARECRARKKLRYQYLEELVSSKERAICALREELEMYKQWCSAMDQGKIPSEIKALLTGDEQKMPQGGSSTKVPKNGKNIIISSGQG, encoded by the exons ATGGACGAAAACAAG ATAGCAGCTGGGAAAGTGAAAAAGCCTGGAAAACGTGGCCGCAAACCCGCCAAGATTGACCTGAAGGCCAAACTGGAGCGGAGCCGGCAGAGCGCCCGAGAGTGCCGAGCGAGGAAGAAGCTGCGGTACCAGTACCTGGAGGAACTGGTTTCCAGTAAGGAGAGGGCCATCTGTGCCCTGCGGGAGGAGCTGGAGATG TACAAACAGTGGTGCTCGGCCATGGATCAGGGCAAGATCCCCTCTGAGATTAAGGCTCTTCTGACCGGCGACGAGCAGAAAATGCCCCAAGGTGGGAGCAGCACAAAAGTGCCCAAGAACGGCAAAAACATCATCATCAGCAGCGGTCAGGGTTAA
- the gpr19 gene encoding probable G-protein coupled receptor 19 produces the protein MSFNYSEKENSTVLASLPTTPLCGQEGVSTCQANRTSDSDDLTTGEVVVLSLVFAVLWLVSILGNALVCLVIHRSRRTQSTTNYFVVSMACADLLMSLGCAPFILLQVASGQWVMSTAACKAVRYMQHLCPGVQVYVLLSISVDRFYTIVYPLSFKVSREKAKKMILASWLFDAAFVSPCLFFYSSSSTDVVGHCDFFLPDTWDSIVYAVVHLLLGFLVPVVLIVSFYQRVVRYIWRISADGHTVRRTINIVPRTKVKTIKMFLMLNSVFFLTYMPFYVTQLWHPRESSGPSRQGVLFFTAIAWISFSSTASKPTLYSVYNANFRRGMRETFCMSSMKCYRSNAYTITASSRMAKKNYVGVVDIPIQAKTATKDTTFDREAKEKKLAWPTNANPSNTFV, from the coding sequence ATGTCATTTAACTATTCTGAGAAGGAAAACTCAACTGTCCTGGCATCCTTACCCACAACTCCCCTCTGTGGCCAAGAGGGCGTGTCTACCTGCCAGGCCAACAGGACTTCGGACTCCGATGACCTGACCACGGGTGAGGTTGTTGTCCTGAGTTTGGTCTTTGCTGTTCTGTGGCTTGTCTCCATCCTGGGAAATGCCCTTGTTTGCCTGGTCATCCACCGGAGCCGACGGACTCAATCCACCACAAATTATTTTGTGGTGTCTATGGCCTGTGCAGACCTGCTCATGAGCCTGGGTTGCGCGCCCTTCATCCTCCTGCAAGTCGCCTCAGGTCAATGGGTCATGAGCACAGCCGCCTGCAAAGCGGTGCGCTACATGCAGCACCTTTGCCCTGGAGTCCAAGTCTATGTCCTGCTCTCCATCTCTGTGGACAGATTCTACACCATCGTCTACCCCCTCAGCTTCAAGGTGTCCCGGGAGAAAGCAAAGAAGATGATCCTGGCCTCATGGCTGTTTGATGCTGCCTTTGTCTCCCCTTGTCTCTTCTTCTACAGCTCATCATCTACAGATGTTGTGGGTCACTGTGACTTTTTCCTGCCAGACACATGGGACAGTATAGTCTATGCCGTAGTTCACCTCCTGCTTGGTTTCTTGGTTCCAGTGGTGCTGATAGTATCATTCTACCAGCGGGTGGTCCGCTACATTTGGAGAATCAGTGCTGATGGACACACAGTGCGCAGGACCATAAACATTGTCCCACGGACTAAAGTGAAGACCATCAAGATGTTCCTCATGCTCAATTCAGTTTTCTTTCTCACCTATATGCCCTTCTATGTCACCCAACTTTGGCATCCAAGGGAGTCCAGTGGGCCGAGCAGGCAGGGAGTTCTGTTCTTCACAGCCATCGCCTGGATCTCCTTCAGCTCCACAGCATCAAAACCAACATTGTACTCGGTCTACAATGCAAATTTCAGACGGGGCATGAGGGAGACCTTCTGCATGTCGTCCATGAAATGTTACCGCAGTAACGCTTATACCATTACAGCAAGTTCTCGGATGGCCAAAAAGAACTACGTTGGGGTAGTGGACATCCCAATCCAAGCCAAGACCGCGACCAAGGACACAACATTTGACAGAGAGGCAAAGGAAAAGAAACTAGCTTGGCCCACTAATGCCAACCCATCTAATACCTTTGTGTGA